The Salegentibacter mishustinae genome includes a window with the following:
- a CDS encoding NAD(P)/FAD-dependent oxidoreductase yields the protein MKEKQTHSITLESTCKITDEICLPDTKLPRVVIVGGGFAGLALVEKLKHKEVQVVLLDKNNFHQFQPLLYQVATSALEPDSIVFPFRKQINGYKNVFFRLAEVEEIQPDSNTILSNKGSVSYDYLVLATGTTTNFFGMDSMAENSLGMKDIRDSLNIRHMMLQNLEQAAITCDDKERDALTNFVIVGGGPAGVEMAGALAEFCKYILPKDYPEYPASIMNIYLIEAIDELLSTMSDKASSKTLKYLEDLNVKVLLNEAVSNYDGNEVTTKSGKTILAKNLIWTAGVKGQFPNGIDGKHVVRGNRIKTNANLKVEGYENIFAIGDIAALISKETPKGHPQVAQTAIQQGKYLGDSILNIINNKSIKPFKYKDKGSLATVGKRKAVADLGKFKFAGYFAWLLWSVVHLMSISGFRNRLMVGFNWAVSYFTYEKSNRLIIRNFKPKSSVKNRTK from the coding sequence ATGAAAGAAAAGCAAACACATAGCATTACGTTGGAATCCACCTGTAAGATAACAGATGAGATATGTCTTCCCGATACTAAATTACCTCGTGTGGTTATCGTTGGTGGAGGATTTGCAGGTTTGGCATTGGTTGAGAAACTGAAACACAAAGAAGTTCAAGTGGTTTTACTCGATAAAAATAACTTCCATCAGTTTCAGCCTTTATTATATCAAGTGGCAACGAGTGCCCTGGAGCCTGACAGTATTGTATTTCCATTCAGAAAACAAATCAATGGCTATAAAAATGTTTTCTTTCGTTTGGCTGAAGTTGAGGAAATTCAACCTGATTCAAATACTATATTGTCCAATAAGGGAAGTGTTTCTTATGACTATTTAGTGTTGGCTACTGGCACGACCACCAATTTCTTTGGGATGGATTCTATGGCCGAAAATAGTTTGGGGATGAAGGATATTCGCGATTCCCTCAACATCCGTCATATGATGTTGCAAAATTTGGAACAGGCAGCTATTACTTGTGATGATAAAGAACGCGACGCGCTGACAAATTTTGTAATTGTAGGTGGTGGTCCAGCAGGCGTAGAAATGGCAGGAGCTTTGGCAGAGTTTTGCAAATACATCCTTCCCAAAGATTACCCAGAGTATCCTGCTTCCATTATGAACATTTATTTAATAGAAGCCATTGATGAGTTGTTAAGTACAATGTCTGATAAAGCATCTTCGAAAACCCTCAAATATTTAGAGGATTTAAATGTAAAGGTATTATTAAATGAAGCTGTAAGCAATTATGACGGCAACGAAGTCACTACCAAAAGTGGTAAGACCATTTTGGCTAAAAATCTTATCTGGACGGCTGGCGTAAAAGGACAATTCCCAAATGGTATTGATGGAAAACACGTAGTCAGAGGCAACCGTATTAAAACCAATGCCAATTTAAAAGTAGAAGGCTACGAAAATATTTTTGCCATAGGTGATATCGCAGCACTCATTTCCAAAGAAACCCCAAAAGGACATCCACAAGTAGCACAGACCGCTATTCAACAAGGTAAATACCTGGGCGATTCGATATTAAATATCATAAATAACAAATCCATAAAACCTTTCAAATATAAAGATAAAGGTTCCTTAGCAACCGTAGGTAAACGCAAGGCAGTTGCCGATTTGGGCAAATTTAAATTTGCAGGCTATTTCGCCTGGTTGCTGTGGTCCGTTGTTCACTTGATGTCCATAAGTGGATTTAGAAATAGATTGATGGTTGGTTTTAATTGGGCGGTAAGTTATTTCACTTATGAAAAGAGCAACCGCCTGATTATTAGAAACTTTAAACCGAAATCTTCGGTTAAAAACAGAACAAAATAA
- a CDS encoding universal stress protein, whose protein sequence is MKILLAIDGSDFSKVAIHELIKMTLSSNSEIHIINVYEVPKTTGLGLHTMGGRIGNYIEEIRSNAQKLGNKIVSEAFDKIKAENKALTITTSVVSGLPKSTIYEKAENWGADLIVVGSQGHGAFSRLVLGSVSQYLTTNAKCSVLIARDRNKK, encoded by the coding sequence ATGAAAATACTATTGGCCATAGATGGTTCAGATTTTAGTAAAGTAGCCATTCACGAACTTATAAAAATGACCCTATCCTCAAATAGTGAAATTCATATTATAAATGTTTATGAAGTTCCGAAAACAACCGGCCTGGGATTGCATACTATGGGCGGCAGGATAGGAAATTACATAGAAGAAATTAGAAGTAACGCTCAAAAATTGGGAAACAAAATCGTTTCAGAAGCTTTCGATAAAATCAAGGCCGAAAACAAGGCACTTACCATAACCACAAGTGTTGTTAGTGGCCTGCCCAAAAGTACTATTTATGAAAAAGCAGAAAATTGGGGTGCAGATTTAATTGTAGTAGGCTCTCAGGGTCACGGTGCTTTTTCTCGCTTAGTATTGGGCTCAGTATCCCAATATTTAACCACAAATGCCAAATGTTCAGTACTGATTGCAAGAGATAGAAATAAAAAATGA
- a CDS encoding AlbA family DNA-binding domain-containing protein: MINSNTYKNIKIILTHLFIGAGIFYFLVHPFTMVIYWFEFSDTPFSFPLFQQVLEERFLESFSFNMRGMGGLLTLLGGFLGIVSGLFWINLKKKNEIIGTQQRLLVRDIEELIQAGENERVEFKSSIRYDYYRKTTNRELELVIAKTIVGFMNAKGGKLIIGVDDDGNVLGLEKDYKTLKHKNMDGYERAVFRIISTQLGHEACFSNHISFYSIDEKDVCVVDIEPSNEPVYVSDEGNTTFYVRTGNATYPLSVKETVDYLKTKKLKLMQYN; this comes from the coding sequence ATGATAAACAGTAATACTTATAAAAATATTAAGATCATTTTGACTCATTTATTTATTGGGGCAGGTATTTTTTATTTCCTGGTACACCCTTTTACAATGGTAATCTACTGGTTTGAGTTCAGTGATACGCCCTTCTCTTTCCCCTTGTTTCAGCAAGTCTTAGAAGAACGTTTTTTGGAATCTTTCAGTTTCAATATGCGGGGCATGGGCGGACTCTTAACTTTATTGGGAGGATTCTTGGGGATAGTTTCAGGTTTATTCTGGATAAACCTGAAAAAGAAAAATGAAATTATTGGCACACAACAGCGGCTGCTTGTTCGTGATATTGAAGAATTAATCCAGGCCGGTGAAAATGAACGGGTGGAATTCAAATCTTCCATACGCTATGATTATTACCGTAAAACAACCAATCGGGAACTGGAGTTGGTCATTGCCAAAACCATTGTGGGCTTTATGAATGCCAAGGGTGGAAAACTTATAATTGGTGTTGATGACGACGGAAATGTTCTGGGATTGGAAAAAGATTATAAAACTCTAAAGCATAAAAACATGGATGGGTATGAACGTGCGGTGTTCAGGATTATCTCTACACAATTGGGTCACGAGGCTTGTTTCAGCAACCATATTTCGTTCTACAGTATTGATGAGAAAGATGTGTGCGTGGTGGATATCGAACCTTCCAACGAACCGGTTTATGTGAGTGATGAAGGAAACACCACTTTTTATGTACGCACAGGAAATGCTACGTATCCACTATCGGTAAAAGAAACAGTGGATTATTTAAAAACCAAAAAGCTTAAGCTTATGCAATACAACTAG
- a CDS encoding DUF5676 family membrane protein — MYRLNVKKFGFALGLTVSLIYLGCMIVMATAGQEGTIIFFNSLLHGLDTSNIIRMDVPLLEAFFGIVQSFILGWLIGACIAAFYNAQIKNR, encoded by the coding sequence ATGTATCGATTAAATGTAAAAAAATTCGGTTTTGCCCTCGGTCTAACAGTATCCTTAATTTATTTGGGCTGTATGATCGTGATGGCTACAGCAGGACAGGAAGGAACGATTATATTTTTCAACAGCCTTTTACACGGTCTGGACACCAGTAATATTATAAGAATGGACGTGCCACTATTAGAAGCATTTTTTGGTATTGTGCAAAGCTTCATTTTAGGCTGGTTGATTGGAGCGTGTATTGCGGCATTTTATAATGCCCAAATAAAAAACAGATGA
- a CDS encoding SHOCT domain-containing protein, with protein sequence MFFHDGSFGGMHLIWWIIWMAFIIWIFFIPTDIPYQKPKKEKPLDILKNRFAKGEISKEEFEESKKLLKSDNQS encoded by the coding sequence ATGTTTTTTCACGACGGAAGTTTCGGAGGTATGCACCTGATATGGTGGATTATTTGGATGGCGTTTATCATTTGGATTTTCTTTATCCCAACTGATATCCCATACCAAAAACCAAAAAAAGAAAAGCCATTGGACATCCTAAAAAACAGGTTTGCCAAGGGCGAAATTTCAAAGGAGGAATTTGAAGAATCCAAAAAATTATTAAAATCAGATAACCAATCTTAA
- a CDS encoding heavy-metal-associated domain-containing protein produces the protein MKRKFQINGISCGGCISRVKKTLEEHPKIEKAEIFLAPKGATIITMKETLSVDELQKQLSNLEGYTIEKL, from the coding sequence ATGAAACGAAAATTTCAAATTAATGGTATTAGTTGCGGCGGCTGCATTAGCAGGGTCAAAAAGACATTGGAAGAACATCCAAAGATTGAAAAGGCAGAAATTTTTCTGGCACCAAAAGGAGCTACAATCATCACTATGAAGGAAACGCTTTCAGTAGATGAATTACAAAAACAACTCAGCAACCTTGAGGGTTACACAATTGAAAAACTATAA
- a CDS encoding helix-turn-helix domain-containing protein, translated as MDLQKEFWIKNMVCSRCLKVITQELEEMGITVLSLELGKLLVESSKNTNTEVTYKVTKVLHSNDFEIVQSEGEMLVEKVKMILIQLLTQLPLHLKTNTSEHLSSTLNRDYKILSRLFSKNENTTIEKYFIKLKIEKVKELIQLKQYSFSDVAYMLDYSSINHLSRQFKEIVGMSMSDYKNTEKWKRNFYDEII; from the coding sequence ATGGATTTACAGAAAGAATTCTGGATAAAGAATATGGTATGTAGCCGTTGTCTAAAAGTAATAACGCAAGAACTGGAAGAGATGGGAATAACCGTACTCTCTTTGGAATTAGGTAAACTATTGGTTGAATCTTCAAAAAACACCAACACGGAGGTTACGTATAAAGTTACCAAAGTACTTCATTCCAATGATTTTGAAATAGTACAAAGTGAAGGGGAAATGCTGGTTGAAAAAGTAAAAATGATTCTAATCCAACTGCTTACTCAGTTACCACTTCATTTGAAAACAAATACTTCAGAACATTTGTCTTCAACGCTCAACAGGGATTATAAAATACTGAGCAGGCTGTTTTCTAAAAATGAAAACACCACCATTGAAAAATACTTTATAAAACTGAAAATTGAAAAAGTAAAAGAACTTATTCAATTAAAACAATATTCTTTTTCAGATGTGGCATATATGCTGGATTATAGTAGCATTAACCATTTATCAAGACAGTTTAAAGAGATTGTGGGAATGAGTATGAGCGACTATAAAAACACAGAAAAATGGAAACGAAATTTCTATGATGAAATTATATAA
- a CDS encoding HYC_CC_PP family protein, which translates to MQSFNKIIAVSLVLAVMFASSSFTVNMHFCCDKLVDMAVLNKAQVCDNAVKAQTNPSKKCSFEKKGCCANKSIVKESGDNFQKASFEMENHKLIFLHTFFYTYVNLFEGLEQNIIPFRDYDPPLIPKDFQVLHEVYLI; encoded by the coding sequence ATGCAAAGCTTTAATAAAATAATAGCTGTTTCATTGGTACTTGCAGTAATGTTTGCTTCATCGTCTTTTACTGTGAATATGCATTTCTGCTGTGATAAACTCGTGGATATGGCGGTTTTAAATAAAGCTCAGGTTTGTGATAATGCGGTGAAGGCTCAGACCAATCCTTCAAAAAAATGTTCGTTCGAAAAAAAAGGTTGCTGTGCTAATAAATCTATAGTTAAAGAAAGTGGCGATAACTTTCAAAAAGCTTCATTTGAGATGGAAAATCATAAACTGATTTTCCTACACACATTTTTTTACACTTACGTAAATCTATTCGAAGGGTTGGAACAAAATATAATCCCTTTTAGGGATTATGACCCACCCCTCATACCGAAAGATTTTCAAGTACTCCACGAGGTATATTTAATTTGA
- a CDS encoding HYC_CC_PP family protein — MKSFFHKILSVALASLVFVTTMSFTVNMHYCGDSLVDFALFHNAQTCGMENQSSQKSCEAGFSEKSCCSDAQIVNDGQDDLKTSYTNLSFEHQAFVATFFYTYINLFDGLDKNIVPFRDYTPPYLVRNVQKLHETYLI, encoded by the coding sequence ATGAAATCGTTTTTCCATAAAATATTATCTGTAGCCTTGGCGAGTTTGGTATTTGTTACCACTATGTCGTTTACTGTAAATATGCATTATTGTGGAGATTCATTGGTTGATTTTGCTTTATTTCATAATGCTCAAACCTGTGGTATGGAAAATCAATCATCCCAAAAAAGTTGTGAAGCAGGTTTTTCGGAAAAATCTTGCTGTTCAGATGCACAAATAGTGAATGACGGTCAAGATGATTTAAAAACATCTTACACCAATTTAAGCTTTGAGCATCAAGCCTTTGTTGCTACTTTCTTTTATACTTATATTAATCTTTTTGATGGACTGGATAAGAACATTGTTCCATTTAGAGATTATACACCTCCTTATCTTGTAAGGAACGTACAAAAACTACACGAAACTTATTTAATTTGA
- a CDS encoding efflux RND transporter permease subunit, producing the protein MLNKGIKFLIENKLVAIILLVLFVGWGVVNAPFNWETGLIPRDPVAVDAIPDIGENQQIVFTKWEGKSPQDIEDQITYPLTTSLLGIPGVKTIRSSSMFGFSSIYIIFEEDIEFYWSRSRILEKLNSLPANLLPEGVNPALGPDATGLGQVFWYTLEGRDKDGNVTGGWDLHELRSIQDYYVKYGLSGASGVSEVASIGGYVQEYQVDVDPELMRQYDISLAQVVKAVKETNRDIGAQTLEINQAEYLVRGLGYVQEIEDIENAVVTSEEFTSIKISDIAKVNLGPETRRGILDKEGAEVVGGVVVARYGANPLEVINNVKDKINELSPGLPTKVLEDGRESQVTIVPFYDRTQLIQETLGTLNEALTLEILITVLVIIVMVFNLRASILISGLLPVAVLMVFISMKFFNVDANIVALSGIAIAIGTMVDVGVILSENIIRHLDQDKERKYLTTNEIVYNATAEVSGAIMTAVLTTIISFLPVFTMVGAEGKLFRPLAFTKTMALVASLVVALFLIPPFAASFFKKRTRRTSAGWVIQGILIIAGLTAIVFGYFIGIVLIAFGVTGILLLKKKISSKRSNVINIAISAFAIVLLLAEYWRPLGLEKSVFWNFIVVGIISFGLLGVFALFQKFYTRILNWALRNKLLFLSVPTVLVILGFMIMRNIGQEFMPSLNEGSFLLMPTSLPHAGVEENKRVLQQLDMAVAAIPEIETVVGKAGRTESALDPAPISMYENTIQYKPEYMLNEHGERQRYQVNEDGLFMLKNGKLAINPSLEVDEDAAGSYNDSEIVEFHRVKNKQLIPDDDGEYYRNWRPEIESPDDIWNEITAATKLPGVTSAPKLQPIETRLVMLQTGMRAPMGIKVQGQNLRQIEDFGLQLEDLLKQVEGVKDEAVFADRIVGKPYLLLDIKRERLARYGISIEEVQQLLEVAVGGKRLSQTVEGRERYGVRVRYPRELRDSPEDMGNIYVPVEGGSPVPLDELVDIRYEQGPQIIKSEDTFLIGYVLFDKLDGFAEVDVVENAQALIQDKINNGELSVPKGLSYKFTGTYENQIRAEKTLSVVVPLALMIIFLILYFQFKKVSTSLMIFSGILVAFSGGFILIWLYGQGWFLNFDFFGENLRHMFQIKTINLSVAVWVGFIALFGIATDDGVVMGTYLTQTFDRNEPKDREEIRKSVVEAGSKRVRPALMTTATTILALLPVLTSSGRGSDIMIPMAIPAVGGMSIALITLFVVPVLFSWRKEAGLKTLETANNDKRIENRN; encoded by the coding sequence ATGCTAAATAAAGGCATAAAATTTCTTATAGAAAACAAACTAGTAGCAATTATCCTCCTAGTCCTTTTTGTAGGCTGGGGCGTGGTAAATGCCCCTTTTAATTGGGAAACCGGTTTAATTCCGCGCGATCCCGTGGCGGTAGATGCCATCCCCGATATTGGCGAGAATCAACAAATTGTCTTTACCAAATGGGAGGGGAAATCCCCCCAGGATATAGAAGACCAGATTACCTATCCCCTTACTACTTCGCTCCTGGGAATTCCCGGTGTGAAAACCATCCGGAGTTCCTCTATGTTTGGGTTTTCCAGTATTTATATCATTTTTGAAGAGGATATTGAGTTCTACTGGAGCCGTAGCCGGATTTTGGAAAAACTCAATTCCCTGCCGGCAAACCTGCTTCCCGAAGGTGTAAACCCTGCCCTGGGTCCCGATGCTACCGGGCTGGGCCAGGTTTTTTGGTACACCTTAGAAGGACGTGACAAAGATGGCAATGTTACCGGGGGCTGGGATTTGCACGAACTGCGAAGCATTCAGGATTATTATGTGAAATATGGACTTTCCGGTGCCAGCGGGGTTTCCGAAGTTGCATCCATAGGTGGCTATGTGCAGGAATATCAGGTAGATGTGGATCCCGAACTGATGCGTCAATACGATATTTCCCTGGCACAGGTGGTAAAGGCCGTAAAGGAAACCAACCGTGATATTGGTGCACAAACCTTGGAAATAAATCAGGCCGAATATTTGGTACGTGGGCTGGGCTACGTTCAGGAAATAGAAGATATTGAAAATGCCGTGGTAACTTCAGAAGAATTTACCAGTATCAAAATAAGCGACATTGCCAAAGTAAACCTGGGTCCGGAAACCCGCCGTGGTATCCTGGACAAAGAAGGTGCCGAGGTGGTTGGCGGAGTGGTTGTGGCTCGTTATGGCGCAAATCCGCTGGAAGTAATCAATAATGTAAAGGATAAAATAAATGAACTTAGCCCCGGCCTGCCCACCAAGGTGCTGGAAGATGGTCGCGAGTCGCAGGTAACTATTGTTCCATTTTACGATCGTACGCAACTGATTCAGGAAACCCTGGGCACGCTTAATGAAGCCCTTACATTGGAAATCCTGATTACGGTACTCGTAATTATCGTTATGGTTTTTAACCTACGGGCCTCCATCCTCATTTCCGGTTTATTGCCAGTAGCGGTTTTAATGGTCTTTATCTCGATGAAGTTCTTTAATGTCGATGCCAATATCGTGGCCCTTTCCGGTATTGCCATTGCTATTGGGACCATGGTGGATGTGGGCGTGATCTTATCTGAAAATATCATCCGGCATCTCGATCAGGACAAAGAACGGAAATATTTGACCACGAATGAAATCGTGTACAATGCCACTGCCGAGGTTTCCGGGGCAATTATGACGGCCGTGCTTACCACCATTATCAGTTTCCTTCCCGTCTTTACTATGGTGGGGGCAGAGGGGAAACTGTTCCGCCCACTGGCATTTACCAAGACCATGGCACTGGTGGCTTCCCTAGTGGTTGCGCTTTTCCTTATTCCGCCATTTGCCGCATCTTTCTTTAAGAAACGGACCCGGCGTACTTCCGCGGGCTGGGTAATACAGGGGATTCTGATAATTGCAGGGCTTACCGCTATTGTTTTTGGATATTTCATCGGTATTGTCCTAATTGCTTTTGGCGTAACCGGAATACTGCTTCTTAAAAAGAAAATTAGTTCCAAAAGATCAAATGTTATCAATATAGCTATTTCGGCTTTCGCCATAGTGCTACTTTTAGCCGAGTATTGGCGTCCGTTGGGTCTGGAAAAAAGTGTTTTCTGGAATTTTATTGTGGTAGGGATTATATCCTTTGGTTTGCTGGGTGTTTTTGCCCTGTTCCAAAAATTTTATACCCGCATCCTCAATTGGGCCTTGCGCAATAAGTTGTTGTTCTTGTCGGTGCCCACCGTTTTGGTTATTCTCGGTTTTATGATTATGCGCAACATTGGGCAGGAATTTATGCCCTCACTCAATGAAGGCTCCTTCTTGTTGATGCCCACTTCGCTGCCCCATGCAGGTGTAGAGGAGAACAAGCGGGTCTTGCAGCAGCTGGATATGGCCGTGGCCGCTATCCCGGAAATTGAGACGGTAGTGGGCAAGGCAGGTCGTACAGAGTCTGCCCTGGACCCTGCACCTATATCCATGTATGAAAATACAATCCAATACAAACCTGAATATATGCTGAATGAACACGGCGAACGCCAGCGCTACCAGGTAAATGAAGACGGTTTATTTATGTTAAAAAATGGCAAATTGGCAATAAACCCAAGTTTAGAGGTGGACGAAGATGCAGCTGGCAGTTATAATGACAGCGAAATCGTGGAATTCCACCGCGTAAAAAACAAACAGCTCATTCCAGATGATGACGGGGAATATTACCGTAACTGGCGCCCCGAAATAGAGTCGCCAGATGATATCTGGAACGAGATCACCGCCGCCACCAAGCTGCCGGGGGTAACCTCGGCGCCCAAGCTCCAGCCCATCGAGACACGGCTGGTAATGCTTCAAACGGGGATGCGCGCACCTATGGGAATCAAAGTGCAGGGGCAAAACCTTCGACAAATAGAAGATTTTGGACTCCAACTGGAAGACCTGTTAAAGCAAGTGGAAGGTGTAAAAGACGAAGCCGTTTTTGCCGACCGTATTGTTGGAAAACCTTACCTGCTTCTTGATATCAAGCGTGAACGTTTGGCTCGTTATGGTATTAGCATAGAAGAAGTTCAGCAACTTTTGGAGGTTGCTGTGGGAGGAAAACGCCTAAGTCAAACGGTGGAAGGACGCGAACGCTACGGTGTACGCGTGCGCTACCCAAGGGAATTGCGGGACAGCCCGGAAGATATGGGCAATATCTATGTTCCGGTTGAGGGCGGCTCGCCGGTGCCGTTAGATGAGTTGGTAGATATCCGTTACGAGCAGGGGCCGCAGATAATAAAGAGTGAAGATACCTTCCTTATTGGCTATGTGCTTTTCGATAAACTCGATGGTTTTGCCGAAGTGGATGTAGTAGAAAATGCCCAGGCCCTTATTCAGGATAAAATCAATAACGGGGAGCTTAGCGTGCCCAAAGGCCTCAGCTATAAATTCACGGGGACTTACGAAAACCAGATTCGCGCTGAAAAAACGCTGAGTGTTGTGGTGCCACTGGCACTGATGATCATCTTTTTGATCCTGTATTTCCAGTTCAAAAAGGTTTCGACCTCATTGATGATCTTTAGCGGCATCCTGGTGGCATTTTCCGGTGGGTTTATCCTCATTTGGCTCTATGGCCAGGGTTGGTTCCTGAATTTCGACTTTTTTGGCGAAAACCTTCGGCATATGTTTCAGATAAAAACCATAAACCTGAGTGTGGCGGTATGGGTAGGCTTTATCGCCCTCTTTGGCATTGCGACCGATGATGGCGTTGTAATGGGGACCTACCTTACTCAAACCTTTGATAGGAACGAACCCAAGGACCGGGAAGAAATCCGTAAATCAGTAGTGGAAGCAGGGTCCAAGCGTGTTCGCCCCGCCTTGATGACCACGGCTACAACAATCCTGGCACTCCTGCCCGTACTGACGTCTTCGGGGCGTGGCAGCGATATTATGATCCCTATGGCCATCCCCGCGGTTGGAGGTATGTCTATAGCACTAATCACATTGTTTGTAGTGCCGGTGTTGTTTAGTTGGAGAAAAGAGGCCGGTTTAAAAACCCTGGAGACGGCGAATAATGACAAGAGAATAGAAAATAGAAATTAG
- a CDS encoding TolC family protein: protein MLTVLVSLFFFLTGTAQQLQPYLTEALENNPDIQAFELRYETAKEKVEEVGVLPETQFSVGYFASEPETRTGPQQYKLSVQQMIPWFGTITARENYASSLADAQYVEIATAQRQLLLNVAENYYRLYAIRAKQRVLEENIDLLEAYEQLALTSLEVNQASSVDVLRLQMRQNQLRERFENFDEEFKAEQATFNALLNTRPGAAVEVYDSLAVPQEDPVQLPEVPQVHPELLRFDKLYESVGEAEKMNRKEALPDLGFGLDYVAVGEATAMQAPDSGKDILMPMVSITVPIFGNKYKSVTRQNELKQRELNAQRENRHNELVSRLEAAVSNRAEARISYRTQLLNIEQANDAEEILRRNYETGTIDFNDVLDVQELQLNFELNLIEAVKNYYQASANINYLSE, encoded by the coding sequence ATGCTGACGGTGCTTGTCTCTCTTTTCTTTTTTCTTACAGGAACAGCCCAGCAGCTACAGCCTTATCTTACCGAGGCTTTGGAAAACAACCCGGACATACAGGCCTTTGAACTGCGCTATGAGACGGCAAAAGAAAAGGTGGAAGAAGTGGGGGTGCTCCCGGAAACCCAGTTCAGCGTAGGCTATTTTGCCAGCGAACCGGAGACCCGAACAGGCCCGCAGCAGTACAAACTATCGGTACAGCAAATGATTCCGTGGTTTGGGACTATTACGGCAAGAGAGAATTATGCATCAAGCCTTGCCGATGCACAATATGTGGAAATCGCCACGGCCCAGAGGCAACTGCTGCTAAATGTGGCCGAAAATTATTACAGGCTTTATGCCATTAGGGCAAAGCAACGCGTATTGGAGGAAAATATAGACCTGCTGGAAGCCTATGAGCAGCTTGCACTTACTTCCCTTGAAGTGAACCAAGCTTCATCGGTAGATGTGCTTCGCCTGCAAATGCGGCAAAACCAGCTACGGGAACGTTTTGAAAACTTCGATGAAGAATTTAAAGCTGAACAAGCTACTTTCAATGCCTTGCTCAATACCAGGCCCGGTGCCGCGGTAGAAGTTTACGATTCTCTGGCGGTGCCACAGGAAGACCCGGTACAGTTGCCAGAAGTTCCACAGGTGCACCCGGAGTTGTTGCGTTTTGACAAGCTGTATGAATCGGTAGGGGAAGCAGAAAAAATGAACCGAAAGGAAGCCCTGCCCGATCTGGGATTTGGCCTGGATTACGTTGCGGTGGGGGAAGCCACTGCGATGCAAGCCCCGGATAGCGGAAAGGACATCCTGATGCCGATGGTCTCTATAACGGTTCCAATTTTCGGTAATAAATACAAATCGGTTACGCGGCAAAATGAACTGAAGCAACGTGAGCTAAATGCACAACGGGAGAACCGGCACAACGAATTGGTGTCGCGCCTGGAAGCCGCGGTGAGCAATAGGGCAGAGGCACGCATAAGCTACCGTACCCAGTTGCTCAACATCGAGCAAGCCAATGATGCCGAAGAAATCCTCAGGCGGAATTACGAAACCGGTACCATAGATTTCAATGATGTGCTGGACGTACAGGAGTTACAGCTAAATTTTGAGCTGAACCTGATAGAAGCGGTAAAAAACTATTACCAAGCCAGTGCGAACATTAATTATTTAAGTGAATAA